A region of Heliomicrobium gestii DNA encodes the following proteins:
- the cobC gene encoding alpha-ribazole phosphatase, giving the protein MTRVYLIRHGETEWNMARRYQGHSDVQLSEKGREQAQLLVRRLAGEKIDRVFASDLSRAVETARVIAEGHHTEVIVEPRFRECNFGAWEGLTFTEIEKAYPEEMKTWNTAPGKLQLPGGESFAIVQCRAHEAMMELVKKHDNEGVAIVAHGGTIRTLLCAILEVDLDRAWQFRQENTALNIIDFYDCKGIIERINDVTHLIPGAFPTGKSRVE; this is encoded by the coding sequence TTGACCCGTGTTTACCTGATCCGCCACGGTGAGACCGAATGGAACATGGCCCGGCGCTACCAGGGCCATAGTGACGTGCAACTGAGTGAGAAGGGGCGGGAGCAGGCTCAGTTGCTCGTGAGGCGGCTGGCCGGTGAAAAGATCGATCGTGTTTTTGCCAGCGATCTGAGCCGGGCCGTTGAAACAGCGCGCGTGATCGCTGAAGGACATCACACCGAGGTGATCGTCGAACCGCGCTTTCGGGAGTGCAACTTTGGCGCTTGGGAAGGGTTGACCTTTACCGAAATCGAGAAGGCCTACCCGGAAGAGATGAAGACATGGAACACCGCGCCGGGCAAACTGCAACTGCCGGGCGGCGAGAGCTTCGCCATCGTCCAGTGCCGCGCCCATGAAGCCATGATGGAACTGGTGAAAAAGCACGACAACGAGGGAGTCGCCATCGTCGCTCACGGCGGGACGATCCGCACCCTGCTGTGCGCCATTCTGGAAGTGGACCTGGACCGGGCCTGGCAATTCCGCCAGGAAAACACGGCCCTGAATATCATCGACTTTTATGACTGCAAAGGCATCATCGAACGGATCAATGACGTGACCCACCTGATTCCAGGGGCTTTTCCCACCGGCAAAAGCAGGGTAGAATAG